Part of the Epinephelus fuscoguttatus linkage group LG24, E.fuscoguttatus.final_Chr_v1 genome, cctgtcttcTTTAAACTTACAGAGACTTTTTGGAAGCTTTGACGActggcagcagcctcagaagACCCTCCTCAGATGCAAAGTATTTCCTCAGGTCGAACACCTCCAGGTCTTCCTCCGATGACAGCAAGATGAAGGCCAGAGCCGACCACTGAGCAGGAGAGAGTCTGACCGTGGAGAGACGTCCTGAACTCAGGTACTGTTGGATCTCCTCCTCTAGAGAAGAATCATTCAGCTCGTTCAGACAGTGCAACAGGTTGATGCTCCTCTCCGGAGACAGGTCTCTTCTGATCACGCTCTTGATGTACTGGACTGTGTCCTGACTGCTGTGCgagctgtttcctgtgtgtgtcatCAGGCCTCGCAGGAGAGTCTGATTGGTCTGCAGTGAAAGGCCCAGGAGGAAGCGGAGGAACAAATCCAGGTGCCCATTTGGACTCCGTAAAGCCATGTCCACGGCACTCTGGAAGAGGTATGATAGTTTGGATTTGTCCCTTAATAGATTAGACCACCAGGCTTTTGACGGAGACAGCAGACTGACGCCAGAGTTCATTAAAGTCAGAAAGACGTAAAGAGcagccagaaactcctgaacACTCAGATGGACGAAGCAGAACACCTTCTCCTCACACagccctctctcctctttgaAGATCTGCGTGAACACTCCTGAGTACACCGACGCCGCCGTGATATTGATGCCGCACTCTGTCAGGTCTGACTCGTAGAAGATCAGGTTGCCTTTCTGCAGCTGCTCAAAAGCCAACTTCCCCAGAGACAGAACCATCTCCCTGCTCCCTGGATTCCAGTGTGGATCCGTCTCAGCTCCTCTGTGATACTTAACGGTCCACAGTTTGGCTTGAACCAGCAGGAAGTGGATGTACATCtcagtcagggtcttgggcagctctccttcctctctgctcttcatcacatcctccagaactgtagcagtgatccagcagaagactgggatgTGGCACATGATGTGGAGGCTTCGGGACGTCTCGATGTGGGAGATGATTCTGCTGgcctgctcctcatctctgaaTCTCTTCCTGAAGTACTCCTCCTTCTGTGGGTCAGTGaaccctctgacctctgtcaccatgtcaacacagtcaggagggatctgattggctgctgcaggtcgtGTGGTTATCCAGAGGCGAGCAGAGGGAagcagtttccccctgatgaGGTTTGTCAGCAGCACATCCACTGAGGTGGACTCTGTAACATCAGTCAGGATCTCATTGTTGTGGAAGTCCAGAGGAAGTCGACACTCATCCAGACCGTCAAAGATGAATACGACGTGGAACTCTTCAAACCTGCAGATTCCTGCTTCTTTGGTTTCAGTAAAGAAGTGATGAACAAGTTTCACTAAGCTGTATTTTCTCCCTGTCAGCAGATTCAGCTCTCTGAAAGTGAATGGAAATGTGAAGTGTATGTCCTGGTTGGCTTTGTCTTCAGCccagtccagagtgaacttTTGTGTCAACACCGTTTTCCCGATGCCAGCCACTCCCTTTGTCAtcactgttctgattggtcCATCTCTTCCAGGTGAGGCTTTAAAGATGTCTTCACATTTGATTGTCGCTTCTGGTCCGGCTGGTTTCCTGGATGCGGTTTCGATCTGTCTGACCTCATGTTCGCCACTGACCTCTGCGGTCCCTCCTTCTGTGATGTAGAGCTCTGTGTAGATCTCATTAAGGAGGGTTGGGTTTCCTGCTTCGGCGATCCCCTCGAACACACACTGGAACTTCTGCTTCAAGCTAGATTTGAGTTTGAGTTGGCACGCCGTTGGAGATTCTGcatgaacaaaaaacaatacaaaaatagTAAGTGGATGCTACAGAAGATACGGCAACAGCATTTTTGATGTACATATGGAGTTTCTATGGGCATCCCTTGAAAATATTTATAAACATTTCTAGCACTTTGGAACTGTCAGTCTACTACTTccagtgtttcctgtttccatcGTGCTGAAGCTGTAGAAATAACCTTACTGCTCTGAAGAGAATCAGCCAGCTCCTCTTGCTTTAGCCTCCTCAGGAAGTGTGTCACAATTCTCAGAAACGCCTCTCTGCTGTTCCTCATATCCTCTTCCTCCTTGCTGTCCGTCACCTTGTCATCCGAACACTCAGAGCTCACGGCCCTCTGCATCGCcttcagctccttcttcacaaAACTGATGATGGTCTCCTCAAGCAGCTGGAAAGTTAAATAGAAAGCTTCATTTGTAAACGCTCTATCGATTGTGCAGCAAAATAAAGACAAGAACTGCTGTGACTGTGCAGGTGTAGATTTACACACCGTAAATATGAAGTCTGTTTGACCCTCCAGGGCAGACTGACCGATGTGAGCATCTGACACTTCCTGTTGTAgtctggagagagaaagagctaaaacacacacacttcggTGCCTTTGAAAATAATTTATTCTGATACCACTTAAAATTGCTTTGTTTATGCTTATATAGTACAAAGCAAAATGTCAACTTACTCTGTCTCAGAAGAAAGCTGTTTTTGAAAACCAAGAGGTGGCTCCTTTGACTGGTTGCTCTTCATGGACACACAGCTGGGAACAGGAGAGTCTGGTCTCTCCTGCTGGATCCTGACCAAAGAAAGATGGTTTCTTTTTATAGACCACTTCAACTGTGTCAAATTTTCTGACAAAAGTGAAGATGGTTTCTAAGACCTCGTaagtaaacaaagaaaaggagtGTAAGAGTTTTGAGGTATCCATCACACgcctatttttctttttctctaacGTCTACGGAGAGACATGGACCGATCAGCCACgatattaaaaccactgacaggtgaagtgaataacattgatcatctgaTTAAAATGCAGTCTTCTGCTGGGAAATCTTAGGTCCAGACCAAGCAGGAACCTCCAGGGATGACAAGTGAAGCCagtgcggaagtgccaaaaactgcagttcctcgaatggccacttgaggctggctccaaaagcgagtcaatccccatagagccccgtgttaaaatgctcaactttacagcgcATTATTAAGGgtgtggtcactttgagtgacaggtggcgcCCCGACGGGTGGCTAACTCGCTGCTGGCTGTCTGCTAGGCATCATCTCAGCTAATTCGCAAGTCACCGAACCTGACTtctcagccgtgtttgtgccttttggatattttgtatcatgagggagctggcaccaagTGGGAGCATGAGcgggagcagccaacaccacagggctagccaaagtagcgtagcttgttagccttagctaacttaaTAACTTCAagcgaggtgggcgtgtttaagcgaccaggcttcatttggcccgccgctttgcccatttttgattggcTGGGCGTTGGGTGGAGTCATGCACTGCCAAGACTGCGACGGCCAGAGCCGCCCACTTTGAGCTTCAAATCCACTCCTcagaaaccaatgggtgacgtcacggtgactacgtccatATTTTTATGCAGTCTATGGTCCAGATATTCATCCCCCCCCCAGTGACAGGACTGGCCCGAGGAACATGAAAAAGTAGTCAAGGCGTCGGCCCCTAGACCCAAATCTGATTGCGCATCTGTGGGGTGTGCTGGTACCCCACATGACTCAAAGGATCCACTGCCAGACACTGCAGGACATCCCTCGAAGTCCTGTGTCCATgtctcgacaggtcagagccaagtctgatccaagCAGGTCCCACCATGGCTTGTGGGTACTTCTAGTCGCTCAATTaaattgggatctggggtatcTGGAGGCCAGATCGATGtgtctttgtcacgttcctcaggGTATTACTGAACTGTTTctgtggtgcaacatggtgcattgtcctgctggggttGTATGTGTGGGGTTGTACTTGGTCCACTTCGACGGATAGttcggttcgtttggagtggtgtgaacactcattcaaactctggtgcggaccacAGGAGCGAatcctggtccgcttgaaaactgggggtctcggttcacttgcaagtgaaccctggtgcggttggcttacagtgggaaatgcaaacggactatccagtgagccaaagagaggaagtgacgtacaGTGCGGTGCACTGAagggatggatttccgttttcggcCCTGGCCAATTGATGAgccaggttttcttcttcctcgtgctttttttcttcctagtCAGTGGTCGTTTTGGGCAATACTGCCCCCAAACGAGCAgttgttgtaactgcgtgacgttgtccaggtggtttggtccactttaaaagtgcagtgtgaaagtgaaccgaaccaaatgaaagTGTGAAATTTTTTCggcattccccgcccaatcGAACTGAGTaccccggactatcctggtgtgaatgcacccgaCAAAAAATATACTTTTATACTTACTGTActtgtattccatttctgccaatatatccccctaaatccaacacactggacctcaaAGGcttaaataatacaaaataaaaggacTTACTCTGTCTCAGAAGAAAGCTGTTTTTGAAAACCAAGAAGTGGCTCCTTTGACTGGTTGCTCTTCACGGACACGCAGCTGGGAACAGGAGAGTCTGGTCTCTCCTGCTGTCGCTCTGGgcttaaacacaacacagagtTTTTACTGTTAATAATCACGTATGTGAAATGATACAGCTGCTGAGCTCTGATCTGACGGTCATCTCACCTCTGAGCTTCGGTCCAGCTGTCATgttccccaagtggagtcattTTGGAGGGGAGGGTTCCCTCATCTGCCCCGTCAGACGCGTCCATGCTAGAGCCTACAGCTTGACACAAACAGAAACGGACTGCTTTTGTCAGTCAGCCTGAAAATGGAACGAATGATGACGCACAATTAACTCAGTTAacttaaattatattatattcatatGTGGTTTAACATACTGTATTATACATTATGATTTATATGTTCAGATTTGTCCATCAAAACTTACAACCCCTACAAGTCAaagtctacaaaataaaataataaatcattcATAATTAATCCAGAGAACAAATATGATTGCATCATACTAACCATACCACATTCACATAGTTATTACTACTGTAGATTTTAATacttactccactacatttatttgacagctgcaTGCGAAACAATCATCCTTTTAAATGTTCATGCATTTTCATATATAATGCAATCCAGCTGTGTGTAAAATAGTCTTCACATCACTAATTATAACATGAAAGAGCTTATGTAAATATTAAGTGACAAAGGTCATTCTGCTGCTTCATCAGATACTTTAAGTGCATTTGTCTCTGtacttttaaaacactttcaatgcaggactttaacttaCAGTGAGCAGAGTAGCCCTCTCTTTTTAGACTGCGACACCTTGAATGGTAACAGGACGCAatacaccacagaagaagaagaagagaataAGTCTCACTCACCTTTTGTGGTAAAAATACTGCGTCTCACaagaaagtgaaactaaactccaaCGTCATCGAGGACATCACCattaaagagagagacagaaaatggaCATAAACTAGCTTAAAAAGACACGTTTTAATCAACCACTTCACCTGTCTGTCATGTTTTTTCACAACTTACCGTGAAGCAAAAGCAGCTGATGTCACCAGTGTATTTTTTTGCCCTGAGCTTTCCCTGCAGGCAGCTCCCAAGGGTGCGTCAAACCCTGTCCCACGGGTACAAGCGTCATACTAGCCTAATTCGCACATTTCCACTTTCAAAAGGTAACTTAAGCGCATGTTTTGGTAGATTGCGTCATGTAAATACTTGTGCACGAGGCGGGATTTGTACTTCGTGTGAAAGTTAGTCTGCCTGAAGGCAACGCTCAGGGCAAATACAGATCTGAAGGAGGAAGTTGGGAGGagctgtgtcactctgcagttacatctcACAAACGCTAGTCGGTGTCAGggtttaaacacacattaaacacacagtaaacacacattaaacatggcttaatagaggcaatat contains:
- the LOC125884932 gene encoding NACHT, LRR and PYD domains-containing protein 3-like isoform X1, whose amino-acid sequence is MDASDGADEGTLPSKMTPLGEHDSWTEAQSPERQQERPDSPVPSCVSVKSNQSKEPLLGFQKQLSSETEIQQERPDSPVPSCVSMKSNQSKEPPLGFQKQLSSETELQQEVSDAHIGQSALEGQTDFIFTLLEETIISFVKKELKAMQRAVSSECSDDKVTDSKEEEDMRNSREAFLRIVTHFLRRLKQEELADSLQSKSPTACQLKLKSSLKQKFQCVFEGIAEAGNPTLLNEIYTELYITEGGTAEVSGEHEVRQIETASRKPAGPEATIKCEDIFKASPGRDGPIRTVMTKGVAGIGKTVLTQKFTLDWAEDKANQDIHFTFPFTFRELNLLTGRKYSLVKLVHHFFTETKEAGICRFEEFHVVFIFDGLDECRLPLDFHNNEILTDVTESTSVDVLLTNLIRGKLLPSARLWITTRPAAANQIPPDCVDMVTEVRGFTDPQKEEYFRKRFRDEEQASRIISHIETSRSLHIMCHIPVFCWITATVLEDVMKSREEGELPKTLTEMYIHFLLVQAKLWTVKYHRGAETDPHWNPGSREMVLSLGKLAFEQLQKGNLIFYESDLTECGINITAASVYSGVFTQIFKEERGLCEEKVFCFVHLSVQEFLAALYVFLTLMNSGVSLLSPSKAWWSNLLRDKSKLSYLFQSAVDMALRSPNGHLDLFLRFLLGLSLQTNQTLLRGLMTHTGNSSHSSQDTVQYIKSVIRRDLSPERSINLLHCLNELNDSSLEEEIQQYLSSGRLSTVRLSPAQWSALAFILLSSEEDLEVFDLRKYFASEEGLLRLLPVVKASKKSLLGGCNLSEKSCEGLASVLSSQSSRLRELDLSNNNLQDSGVKLLLPGLENPRCGLETLRLSHNNLTEECCQELASVLGSKSSGLRNLDFSYNNLQDSGVKVLSAGLESPHCALDTLRLVGCNLSDKSRGALASVLSSQSSTLRELDLSNNDLQDSGAMLFSVGQESQCCRLETLRLNQTRLTDKCCQEFSSVLSSKSSNLRELDLSNNDLQDSGVKLLCAGLESPQCALQTLRLNQTNLTEKCCQDLSSVLSSESSSLRELDLSNNDLRDPGVKLMSAGLGSPHCALETLRLSGCKLSEGSCEALAPAFSSRSSSLRELELSNNDLQDSGVKLMSTALRSPHCTLETLRLSQTRLTEKCCHEFSSVLSTKSSTLRELNLSNNDLQDSGVKLLSAGLKSPHCTLEALRLSGCLITEEGCTSLASALRSNPSHLRKLDLSYNHPGDSGVKLLSAGVKDPGWRLDTLSVDHGCAQWLKSGLVKYACELTLDPNTAHKNVHLSEDKRKVMLSIEKQPYPDHPDRFDWCYQLLCTTSLTGRCYWEVDFEGGVDVGVTYRGLRRRGARDGSRLGWNEKSWSLELTDNCYYAWHSNIRTALLTPPSSASKRVGVYLDWPAGTLSFYSVLPDALLHLYTFSCAFIEPLYPGFGFLSLESSVSLC